ACTGCGCCACACATCATGCGCATTCTACCCACTCCGCCGCCGAAGCCAGCACCGATACGTTTAGCCATTGTTTCATCGAGACCATACAGATCAGCAAAAGCAGCCACCACAGATTGGCAGCAGCCATAGCCCTGCATGAAATTCTCCACTGCCTGATGCACACGAGCCTCCAGTTCAGGAGACAATATTTGATTTTCTTGATTCATATTTCCTAAATTATTTCACTTCCTCTATCCTAGCTCCGTACGCTCCACTTAATCCTCATACAGTTTCATCGTGTCCTGTCTTGTAAAGGCAAGTTCCTTATAGAAGTCTCTCAGATAAGCTGAGATTTCATTTTTATCATCAGACGAAACAAAGAGATTCTCACCCAAACGTCTCTCCAGCGAACTCAGACCATCGGAGAGAGCTTCTATTTCTCCCTCATAATCTCTGCCCTCATCCGGGCTCTTACGAATGCGATGATACTTGATGTCTTCAGCAAGCGCATTCTTCATCTCCACCAGTTTCTCTGCCAAAGGAGCAAAAAGAGCACGGATCACAATAGTACGGATGGCATCCCTTTCCTCCGGTTCCTGCCAGAGACAATGATAGATAGGAAGCAAGTCGCAACAATCAACCTCTTCCCTGTCCTGCATGAAAGCAGAAGTACGGAGCAGACGGGCAATATTCTTCCAGCGACGATCGCTCACGTAGATATTCCTGCGCTCAGCAGCCTCATCCACATTCACGGCTCTCAAGGATTTACGAATGACGGAAATGACATCCAGCACCTCCTCCTTTACACCTATCTTATTGATATTCTCCGACCATTCCGCATACTCTTCTGCAGTAATCGCATTTGAATTCTTCACTCTTCGTTCTTCACTCTTCACCTCCAAGAGCATCGCCCTGAAATTCGATTCCTTCTTAATCGGACGACTCTCAATGCGAATGACAAATCGGTCCCAGAGAGCCTCCAAGCCCTCGCCCTTTGCCGGCAACTCATTGCTGGCAGCCACGAGAAGTTTCAGCGGAAGGTGCATCTCCCGATTACCATTGCGGAACAGTTTTTCATTGATCACCGTGAGAAGCGTATTCTGAATAGCAGGCCCCGCCTTCCAGATTTCATCCAGAAAGACCACATCAGCAGTAGGCAGATAACCATCCACCGCACGCTCATAAGTATCAGAAGACTTTAATTTCTGAATACTCA
This is a stretch of genomic DNA from Segatella hominis. It encodes these proteins:
- a CDS encoding AAA family ATPase, whose amino-acid sequence is MLERFKLLLQEMNRGIYEKDTEISLSLLAALAGESVILLGPPGVAKSMVARQLKTAFRDAHSFEYLMSRFSTPDEIFGPVSIQKLKSSDTYERAVDGYLPTADVVFLDEIWKAGPAIQNTLLTVINEKLFRNGNREMHLPLKLLVAASNELPAKGEGLEALWDRFVIRIESRPIKKESNFRAMLLEVKSEERRVKNSNAITAEEYAEWSENINKIGVKEEVLDVISVIRKSLRAVNVDEAAERRNIYVSDRRWKNIARLLRTSAFMQDREEVDCCDLLPIYHCLWQEPEERDAIRTIVIRALFAPLAEKLVEMKNALAEDIKYHRIRKSPDEGRDYEGEIEALSDGLSSLERRLGENLFVSSDDKNEISAYLRDFYKELAFTRQDTMKLYED